Proteins encoded by one window of Sinorhizobium arboris LMG 14919:
- a CDS encoding RidA family protein, with the protein MKRDNINALNAPQPRGGYSQAVSIEDFRRVLFVSGQIPVTSRDVVAEGFEAQARQVWLNVDAQLKAAGMSKTDIVKVTTYLADRQHVIENREIRNEYLGSLAPAMTVVIAGIFDSAWLVEVEVVAAQ; encoded by the coding sequence ATGAAGCGCGACAACATCAACGCCCTGAACGCACCACAGCCCCGCGGCGGTTATTCGCAGGCTGTCAGCATCGAGGATTTCCGGCGCGTCCTTTTCGTCAGCGGCCAAATTCCCGTGACGTCGAGGGACGTCGTGGCGGAAGGTTTCGAGGCGCAGGCCCGCCAGGTCTGGTTGAACGTCGATGCACAGTTGAAAGCGGCCGGCATGTCGAAGACCGACATCGTCAAGGTCACGACCTATCTGGCCGACAGGCAGCATGTCATCGAGAACCGTGAAATACGTAACGAATATCTCGGCTCCCTGGCACCGGCGATGACTGTGGTGATCGCCGGCATTTTCGATTCCGCCTGGCTCGTGGAAGTCGAAGTGGTCGCGGCACAATAG
- a CDS encoding carboxyl transferase domain-containing protein, whose translation MTVLRSHISPSSEEFKANRAAMAEAIATIEDAVRLAAAGGGERARERHVSRGKLLPRDRVATLIDPGTPFLEVGATAAYGMYNDDAPGAGLITGIGRISGRECMIVCNDPTVKGGTYYPMTVKKHLRAQEIAAENRLPCIYLVDSGGANLPNQDEVFPDRDHFGRIFYNQANMSAAGIPQIAVVMGSCTAGGAYVPAMSDEAIIVEKQGTIFLAGPPLVRAATGEVVSAEDLGGADVHTRLSGVADHLARDDAHALALARRAVSALNKNKPWAIERLGPEPPLYDPEEIAGIVPADLKTPYEIREVIARLVDGSRFDEFKARFGTTLVCGFAHVHGIPVGIVANNGVLFSESAVKGAHFVELCAQRGIPLVFLQNITGFMVGRKYETEGIAKHGAKLVTAVATVKVPKITMLVGGSFGAGNYGMCGRAFSPRFLWTWPNSRISVMGGEQAAGVLSTVRGEALKRSGNPWSEEEEARFRQPVLDLFERQSHPLYASARLWDDGVVDPRKSRDVLALSLSAVLNAPIEETRFGLFRM comes from the coding sequence ATGACAGTATTGCGTTCGCACATTTCGCCGTCCTCGGAGGAGTTCAAGGCGAACCGCGCGGCCATGGCGGAGGCCATCGCGACCATCGAGGACGCCGTGCGGCTTGCCGCTGCCGGCGGCGGAGAAAGGGCGCGCGAGCGCCACGTCAGTCGGGGGAAGCTTCTGCCGCGAGACCGGGTTGCCACCCTCATCGATCCGGGCACGCCTTTTCTGGAGGTCGGAGCCACCGCCGCCTACGGGATGTACAACGACGATGCGCCGGGCGCGGGATTGATCACCGGCATCGGCCGGATTTCCGGCCGCGAGTGCATGATCGTCTGCAACGATCCGACGGTCAAAGGCGGCACCTATTACCCGATGACGGTAAAGAAGCATTTGCGGGCGCAGGAGATCGCGGCGGAGAACCGGCTCCCTTGCATCTATCTTGTCGATTCCGGTGGCGCGAACCTGCCGAACCAGGACGAGGTCTTTCCGGATCGGGACCATTTCGGCCGCATCTTCTACAACCAGGCCAACATGTCGGCGGCGGGCATTCCTCAGATCGCGGTGGTCATGGGTTCCTGCACGGCGGGCGGCGCCTATGTGCCTGCGATGTCCGACGAAGCGATCATCGTCGAAAAGCAGGGCACCATCTTCCTCGCAGGTCCGCCGCTGGTTCGCGCGGCGACCGGCGAGGTCGTATCAGCGGAAGACTTGGGCGGAGCCGACGTCCACACGCGTCTTTCGGGGGTTGCAGACCATCTGGCGCGCGACGATGCCCATGCGCTGGCGCTGGCGCGCCGTGCCGTTTCGGCCTTGAACAAGAACAAGCCCTGGGCGATCGAGCGGCTCGGGCCGGAACCGCCGCTCTACGATCCGGAGGAGATTGCCGGCATCGTTCCCGCCGACCTCAAAACACCCTACGAAATCCGAGAGGTGATCGCCCGGCTCGTCGACGGTTCCCGTTTCGATGAGTTCAAGGCGCGCTTCGGCACCACGCTCGTCTGCGGTTTCGCCCATGTCCACGGCATCCCCGTCGGCATCGTCGCCAACAATGGCGTGCTCTTCTCGGAATCAGCCGTCAAGGGGGCGCATTTCGTGGAGCTTTGCGCCCAACGCGGAATTCCGCTCGTCTTCCTGCAGAACATCACCGGCTTCATGGTCGGGCGCAAATACGAGACGGAGGGAATTGCCAAGCACGGCGCCAAGCTGGTGACCGCTGTGGCTACCGTGAAGGTCCCCAAGATCACCATGCTGGTCGGCGGATCGTTCGGCGCAGGCAATTACGGCATGTGCGGACGGGCCTTCTCGCCACGGTTCCTCTGGACCTGGCCGAACAGCCGCATTTCGGTGATGGGCGGCGAACAGGCGGCAGGCGTTCTCTCGACGGTGCGCGGCGAAGCCCTGAAACGTTCGGGGAACCCGTGGAGCGAAGAGGAGGAGGCCCGCTTTCGCCAGCCGGTGCTCGACCTTTTCGAGCGTCAAAGCCATCCGCTCTATGCATCGGCAAGGCTTTGGGATGACGGCGTGGTCGATCCGCGCAAGAGTCGCGACGTGCTGGCGCTTTCGCTGTCTGCGGTTTTGAACGCGCCCATCGAGGAGACGCGCTTCGGATTGTTCAGGATGTGA
- a CDS encoding isovaleryl-CoA dehydrogenase has product MFEGGLNFALGEEIDALRESVRRFAGERIGPLADDADRNNAFPMPLWREMGELGLLGITADEAYGGAGLGYLAHCVAMEEISRASASVGLSYGAHSNLCVNQINRNGNPTQKKRYLPKLISGEHVGALAMSEPGAGSDVVSMKLRADKRGSRYVLNGSKMWITNGPDADVLVVYAKTDAAAGPRGITAFLVEKAFPGFSTGQKLDKLGMRGSNTSELVFTDCEVPEENVLGAAGEGVKVLMSGLDYERVVLSAGPLGIMAACLDVVVPYLHERKQFGQPIGEFQLMQGKLADMYVTMNAARAYVYAVAAACDRGETARKDAAGCILYAAERATAMALEAIQALGGNGYTNDYPAGRLLRDAKLYEIGAGTSEIRRMLIGRELFAETK; this is encoded by the coding sequence ATGTTTGAAGGTGGATTGAATTTCGCTCTCGGCGAGGAGATCGATGCGCTGCGCGAGAGCGTACGCCGCTTCGCGGGCGAGCGAATCGGGCCGCTTGCCGATGACGCCGACCGCAACAATGCCTTTCCGATGCCGCTCTGGCGCGAGATGGGGGAACTCGGCCTGCTCGGCATCACCGCCGACGAAGCCTATGGCGGTGCAGGGCTCGGTTATCTGGCCCATTGCGTGGCGATGGAAGAAATCAGCCGTGCATCCGCGTCGGTAGGTCTGAGTTACGGCGCGCATTCCAATCTCTGCGTCAATCAGATCAACCGCAACGGCAACCCCACACAAAAGAAGAGATATCTGCCGAAGCTGATTTCGGGCGAGCATGTGGGGGCGCTTGCCATGTCGGAGCCGGGTGCCGGATCCGATGTCGTTTCGATGAAACTCAGGGCCGACAAGCGTGGCAGCCGTTATGTCCTGAACGGCAGCAAGATGTGGATCACCAACGGCCCGGACGCCGACGTCCTGGTCGTCTACGCCAAGACCGATGCGGCGGCCGGCCCGCGCGGCATCACCGCTTTTCTGGTCGAAAAGGCATTCCCCGGCTTCTCGACCGGTCAGAAGCTCGACAAGCTCGGTATGCGCGGTTCGAACACGTCGGAACTCGTCTTCACGGATTGCGAGGTGCCGGAGGAGAACGTGCTTGGCGCCGCAGGCGAGGGCGTGAAGGTGCTGATGTCCGGTCTTGACTACGAGCGGGTCGTGCTTTCGGCCGGACCTCTCGGCATCATGGCCGCTTGCCTCGATGTCGTCGTCCCCTATCTCCATGAGCGCAAGCAGTTCGGACAACCGATCGGCGAGTTCCAGTTGATGCAGGGAAAGCTTGCCGACATGTATGTGACGATGAATGCCGCCCGAGCCTATGTCTATGCTGTGGCAGCCGCCTGCGACCGCGGCGAGACTGCGCGCAAGGACGCGGCCGGCTGCATTCTCTATGCGGCCGAAAGGGCGACTGCCATGGCGCTCGAAGCGATCCAGGCGCTGGGCGGCAATGGCTACACCAACGATTATCCGGCAGGCCGGCTGCTGCGCGACGCCAAGCTGTATGAGATCGGCGCGGGCACGAGCGAGATCCGCCGCATGCTGATCGGGCGGGAGCTTTTCGCCGAAACGAAATAG
- a CDS encoding MFS transporter: MSALHQTQSAYSGVPARALWISTGAFTVCFAIWTIFSIIGVRIKDELGLSEAEFGLLIGMPILTGSLVRIVLGIWTSRYGGRLVYTLTMLAAALATFLLAYATTYPQMLLAGSGVGLAGGSFAVGVAYVSPFFPPEKQGTALGIFGAGNVGAAVTKFLAPFVLVAFGWQAVAEIWAAALLVTAVVFWFSTEDDPQFRARRDVRQHRKSLLSEFEPLKNIQVWRFSLYYFFAFGGFVALALWLPRYLVGVYGFDIETAGMIAAAYSIPGSIFRAYGGALSDRIGARKIMYAMFAVSAVATLILSVPAGAAGAAVPIAVTPAVFVGVTFVLGFVMSLGKAAVYKHIPAYYPAHVGAVGGVVGMMGGLGGFVLPIAFGYLKDVTGLWSSCFMLLFVIVAVSMVWMNVSIRQLKRRVAGMPAGAFAG; this comes from the coding sequence ATGTCCGCTCTTCACCAGACGCAATCAGCCTATAGCGGCGTGCCAGCACGCGCCCTGTGGATTTCAACCGGCGCATTCACGGTCTGTTTTGCAATATGGACCATTTTTTCGATCATCGGCGTGCGCATCAAGGATGAACTCGGCCTGAGCGAAGCCGAATTCGGGCTCCTGATCGGCATGCCGATCCTGACCGGCTCGCTGGTGCGCATCGTGCTGGGCATCTGGACCAGCCGCTATGGCGGCCGTCTCGTCTACACGCTCACTATGCTGGCGGCGGCACTCGCCACCTTCCTGCTTGCTTATGCCACGACCTATCCGCAGATGCTTCTCGCAGGGTCGGGAGTCGGCCTGGCCGGTGGCTCTTTTGCCGTGGGCGTGGCCTATGTTTCGCCCTTCTTTCCGCCGGAAAAACAGGGCACGGCTCTCGGGATTTTCGGTGCCGGCAATGTCGGTGCCGCGGTCACGAAATTCCTGGCGCCATTCGTTCTCGTCGCCTTCGGCTGGCAGGCGGTCGCGGAGATCTGGGCGGCCGCGCTTCTCGTCACGGCGGTTGTCTTCTGGTTCTCGACGGAAGATGATCCGCAATTCCGCGCCCGCCGCGATGTCCGCCAGCACAGGAAGAGCCTGCTCAGCGAATTCGAGCCGCTGAAGAACATCCAGGTCTGGCGCTTCTCGCTCTATTACTTCTTTGCCTTCGGCGGCTTCGTCGCACTTGCGCTGTGGCTACCCCGCTACCTCGTCGGCGTCTACGGCTTCGACATCGAGACGGCGGGAATGATCGCAGCCGCCTATTCCATTCCCGGCAGCATCTTTCGCGCCTATGGCGGCGCTCTGTCGGACAGGATCGGCGCGCGCAAGATCATGTACGCGATGTTTGCCGTGTCCGCCGTCGCGACGCTCATCCTCTCCGTACCCGCCGGGGCGGCGGGCGCAGCCGTGCCCATCGCCGTCACTCCGGCCGTTTTCGTAGGCGTCACCTTCGTGCTCGGTTTTGTCATGAGCCTCGGCAAGGCAGCGGTCTATAAGCATATTCCGGCCTATTATCCTGCGCATGTCGGCGCGGTAGGCGGTGTCGTGGGGATGATGGGTGGCCTTGGCGGCTTCGTGCTGCCGATCGCCTTCGGCTATCTCAAGGACGTGACGGGCCTCTGGTCGAGCTGCTTCATGCTGCTTTTCGTGATCGTCGCCGTTTCCATGGTCTGGATGAACGTCTCGATCCGGCAACTGAAGCGCCGCGTGGCAGGCATGCCGGCGGGCGCCTTTGCCGGGTGA
- the doeB gene encoding N(2)-acetyl-L-2,4-diaminobutanoate deacetylase DoeB, producing MREHHLRPSPISATVDFGADGVQHGFLRLPYSRDDSAWGSVMIPITVVKNGEGPTALLTGGNHGDEYEGPIALFDLARKLDAADVEGRVIIVPAMNYPAFQAQTRISPIDKGNMNRSFPGRPDGTVTEKIADYFQRVLLPLADIVLDFHSGGKTLDFLPFCAAHILPDKVQEEKAFEFVRAFGAPYSMKMLEIDAVGMYDTAAEEMGKIFITTELGGGGSATARTAVIAKRGVRNVLKHAGILKGEAEAEPTRWLDMPSDDCFAFAEDGGLVEFLADLGETVERGATIARIYPVGRTGMEPVEVRAKMNGVLVARHFPGLIKPGDCCGVLGVEV from the coding sequence ATGAGGGAGCATCACTTGCGGCCATCGCCGATCAGCGCCACGGTCGATTTCGGGGCCGATGGCGTCCAGCACGGTTTTCTGCGCCTTCCCTATAGCCGCGACGATTCCGCCTGGGGGTCGGTGATGATTCCGATCACAGTGGTCAAGAATGGAGAGGGCCCAACAGCCCTCCTGACCGGCGGCAATCACGGCGACGAATATGAGGGGCCGATCGCGCTGTTCGATCTCGCGCGCAAGCTCGATGCGGCCGACGTGGAGGGAAGGGTGATCATCGTGCCGGCGATGAACTATCCTGCCTTCCAGGCCCAGACGCGGATATCGCCGATCGATAAGGGCAATATGAATCGGAGCTTCCCCGGGAGGCCGGATGGTACGGTCACCGAGAAGATCGCGGATTACTTCCAGCGTGTCCTGCTGCCGCTTGCCGACATCGTCCTTGATTTCCATTCGGGCGGAAAGACGCTCGACTTCCTGCCTTTCTGCGCCGCGCATATCCTGCCCGACAAAGTGCAGGAGGAAAAAGCCTTCGAATTCGTCCGGGCATTCGGTGCGCCCTATTCGATGAAGATGCTGGAGATCGACGCGGTCGGAATGTATGACACGGCGGCCGAGGAGATGGGCAAGATCTTCATCACGACGGAGCTCGGTGGCGGCGGTTCGGCCACCGCCCGGACTGCGGTGATAGCGAAGCGCGGTGTCCGGAACGTCCTGAAGCATGCCGGAATCCTGAAGGGCGAGGCCGAGGCGGAACCCACCAGATGGCTGGACATGCCGAGCGACGATTGCTTCGCGTTCGCGGAGGATGGAGGTCTCGTCGAGTTCCTGGCCGATCTCGGCGAGACGGTCGAACGCGGCGCAACGATCGCGCGGATTTATCCGGTCGGACGCACGGGCATGGAACCCGTCGAGGTCCGGGCCAAGATGAACGGCGTTCTGGTGGCCCGGCATTTCCCGGGGCTGATCAAGCCAGGAGACTGCTGCGGCGTCCTGGGCGTCGAGGTGTAG
- the doeA gene encoding ectoine hydrolase DoeA (DoeA (degradation of ectoine A) is also called EutD (ectoine utilization D).), producing MTQPNLKFSLGEYEARLAKTRQAMETKGVDLLIVSDPSNMAWLTGYDGWSFYVHQAVIVPPSGEPIWFGRGQDANGAKFTAYLGHENIVGYPDHYVQSTERHPMDYLSGILADRGFGSLRIGVEMDNYWFSAAAFASLQKHLPNARFIDATALVNWQRAVKSETEIKYMRNAARIVEAMHQRIFDKIEVGMRKCDLVAEIYDAGTRGVDGIGGDYPAIVPLLPSGVEASAPHLTWDDRPMKRGEGTFFEIAGCYNRYHVPLSRTVFLGKPTQAFLDAEKATLEGMEAGLAVAKPGNTCEDIANAFFAVLKKYGIVKDNRTGYPIGLSYPPDWGERTMSLRPGDKTELKPGMTFHFMTGLWLEDMGFETTESILITESGVECLASVPRKLMVKD from the coding sequence ATGACCCAACCCAACCTCAAATTCTCCCTTGGGGAATATGAAGCGCGGCTCGCAAAGACGCGACAGGCCATGGAGACGAAAGGCGTCGACCTCCTGATCGTGAGCGATCCTTCCAACATGGCCTGGCTCACCGGCTATGACGGCTGGTCCTTCTATGTGCATCAGGCGGTGATCGTGCCGCCTTCGGGCGAGCCGATCTGGTTCGGGCGCGGCCAGGATGCCAATGGGGCGAAGTTTACCGCCTATCTCGGCCATGAGAACATCGTCGGCTATCCCGACCATTACGTTCAGTCGACCGAACGTCACCCGATGGACTATCTCTCGGGGATTCTCGCCGATCGCGGCTTCGGCTCGCTGCGCATCGGTGTCGAAATGGACAATTACTGGTTCTCGGCGGCCGCCTTCGCCTCGCTGCAGAAACACCTGCCCAATGCGCGTTTCATCGACGCGACGGCGCTGGTGAACTGGCAGCGCGCCGTCAAGAGCGAGACGGAAATCAAGTATATGCGCAATGCGGCGCGGATCGTCGAAGCCATGCATCAGCGAATCTTCGACAAGATCGAAGTAGGTATGCGCAAATGCGACCTGGTTGCCGAGATTTACGATGCGGGAACGCGCGGCGTCGACGGCATCGGCGGCGACTATCCGGCGATCGTGCCGTTGCTCCCCTCCGGCGTGGAGGCCTCTGCCCCGCATCTGACCTGGGACGATCGGCCCATGAAGCGGGGAGAGGGCACCTTCTTCGAGATCGCCGGCTGCTACAATCGCTATCACGTGCCGCTGTCGCGCACGGTCTTCCTGGGCAAGCCGACCCAGGCCTTCCTGGATGCCGAGAAGGCGACGCTGGAGGGCATGGAGGCAGGACTCGCCGTCGCGAAGCCAGGCAACACCTGCGAGGACATCGCCAACGCCTTCTTCGCCGTGCTGAAGAAATACGGAATCGTCAAGGACAACCGCACAGGCTACCCCATCGGTCTTTCCTATCCGCCGGATTGGGGCGAGCGCACGATGAGCCTGCGTCCGGGCGATAAGACGGAACTGAAGCCGGGGATGACCTTTCACTTCATGACGGGGCTCTGGCTCGAGGACATGGGCTTTGAGACGACGGAGAGCATTCTCATCACCGAGAGCGGTGTCGAGTGCCTCGCCTCCGTGCCGCGCAAGCTGATGGTCAAGGATTGA
- the eutC gene encoding ectoine utilization protein EutC, with the protein MTRMKILTEAELRAIVPLDREAVACVEDAFHALATRAVAMPPILRLDIPEHRGEVDVKTAYVPGLDGFAIKISPGFFDNPKIGLPSTNGMMVLLSSKTGLVQALLLDNGYLTDVRTAAAGAVAARHLSREDSSVAAVFGAGMQARLQLEALALARPIREGRVWARDAAKAEAAAHALAGKLGFPVRAETDPRAAVTGADIIITTTPSEEPVLKAEWLEPGQHVTAMGSDAEHKNELDPHAIVRATYVADSLGQTRRLGELHHAIAAGLVSADAAFAELGQVIAGLRPGRTRADEITIADLTGTGIQDTAIATLAFARAAAADAGSTFES; encoded by the coding sequence ATGACACGGATGAAGATTCTGACCGAGGCGGAATTGCGCGCCATCGTGCCGCTCGATCGCGAAGCGGTTGCCTGCGTCGAGGATGCGTTTCACGCCCTGGCCACCAGGGCAGTGGCGATGCCGCCAATTCTGAGGCTCGATATTCCGGAACATCGCGGCGAGGTGGACGTCAAGACGGCCTACGTGCCGGGGCTCGACGGTTTTGCGATCAAGATCAGCCCCGGCTTCTTTGACAATCCGAAGATCGGGCTGCCGAGCACCAACGGCATGATGGTGCTTCTGTCCAGCAAAACCGGGCTGGTTCAGGCACTGCTGCTCGACAACGGCTATCTCACCGACGTGCGGACGGCGGCCGCAGGAGCGGTTGCGGCAAGACATCTGTCACGGGAAGACTCCTCGGTGGCCGCGGTCTTCGGCGCCGGCATGCAGGCAAGGCTTCAGCTCGAAGCGCTCGCGCTCGCGCGTCCGATCCGGGAGGGGCGCGTCTGGGCCCGCGACGCGGCCAAGGCCGAAGCGGCCGCGCATGCGCTTGCCGGGAAGCTCGGGTTTCCGGTCAGGGCCGAAACCGATCCGAGAGCGGCCGTCACCGGCGCCGACATCATCATTACGACGACACCGTCCGAGGAACCGGTTCTCAAGGCCGAATGGCTCGAGCCGGGGCAGCACGTCACGGCGATGGGTTCGGACGCCGAGCACAAGAACGAGCTCGATCCGCATGCGATCGTGCGTGCCACCTACGTCGCCGACAGCCTCGGGCAGACGCGGCGTCTGGGCGAGCTGCATCACGCGATTGCCGCTGGTCTCGTATCGGCGGATGCCGCGTTCGCGGAACTGGGCCAGGTGATAGCCGGACTGAGGCCCGGACGCACGCGCGCCGACGAGATCACCATCGCGGACCTGACCGGCACCGGCATCCAGGACACCGCCATCGCCACGCTCGCCTTCGCGCGGGCGGCCGCGGCGGACGCAGGTAGCACATTCGAAAGTTGA
- the eutB gene encoding hydroxyectoine utilization dehydratase EutB, whose protein sequence is MSASLPVTIDDIEVAARRISGRVLTTPLATSGSLSELCGVPVGLKLEHHQTTGSFKLRGATNAVLSLSAGDRALGVIAASTGNHGRALAHAAKAEGSVATICMSHLVPVNKVSEIRRLGANVRIVGKSQDEAQEEVDRLVAERGLVTVPPFDHPAIVAGQGTLGLEIVAQMPDVAMVLVPVSGGGLAAGVAAAVKARRPATRVIGLTMERGAAMKASLAAGGPVLVEEQPSLADSLGGGIGLDNRVTFRMCRDLLDDIILLTEAEIAAGMRHAYAEEREIVEGAGAVGIAALLAGKIEGIDGPIAVILSGRNVDMDLHLRVMNGETDPFREEEA, encoded by the coding sequence GTGAGTGCTTCTCTTCCTGTGACGATAGACGATATCGAAGTGGCGGCACGGCGTATTTCAGGCCGTGTACTTACCACGCCGCTCGCAACATCCGGTTCGTTGAGCGAACTCTGCGGCGTGCCGGTCGGCCTGAAGCTCGAGCACCACCAGACGACGGGGAGCTTCAAGCTGCGCGGCGCCACCAATGCGGTGCTTTCGCTTTCTGCCGGCGACCGGGCGCTCGGCGTGATCGCCGCCTCGACCGGCAACCATGGCCGGGCACTTGCCCATGCGGCAAAGGCGGAGGGCTCGGTCGCGACCATCTGCATGTCGCATCTTGTGCCCGTGAACAAGGTCTCCGAAATCAGACGTCTTGGCGCCAATGTGCGGATCGTCGGCAAGTCCCAGGACGAGGCGCAGGAGGAGGTCGACCGGCTTGTCGCGGAACGGGGTCTTGTGACGGTACCGCCTTTCGACCATCCGGCGATCGTCGCCGGGCAGGGGACGCTCGGACTTGAGATCGTCGCACAGATGCCGGACGTTGCCATGGTGCTCGTGCCGGTCTCGGGCGGCGGGCTGGCCGCCGGGGTGGCGGCGGCCGTCAAGGCGCGCAGACCGGCGACGCGCGTGATCGGGCTGACGATGGAGCGCGGCGCGGCGATGAAGGCGAGCCTTGCGGCCGGCGGACCCGTGCTCGTCGAAGAACAGCCGAGCCTTGCGGATTCGCTCGGTGGTGGAATCGGCCTCGACAATCGCGTCACATTCCGCATGTGCCGGGATCTCCTCGACGACATCATCCTTCTGACGGAAGCCGAAATCGCCGCCGGCATGCGCCATGCCTATGCCGAGGAGCGCGAGATCGTCGAGGGGGCGGGCGCAGTCGGCATCGCGGCGCTTCTCGCCGGCAAGATCGAGGGGATCGACGGCCCGATCGCGGTCATCCTATCGGGTCGCAACGTCGACATGGATCTGCACCTGCGCGTGATGAACGGCGAAACGGACCCATTCCGCGAGGAGGAGGCATGA
- the eutA gene encoding ectoine utilization protein EutA — protein sequence MRAPVTLSLAARSPRRDERPLDKRIGLVILATDHTTEVDFQRMVASDRIGVYVTRIPYANPVTPENLRAMQPSLTAAAALILPDETLDVVMYSCTSASVVIGDKEVAAAIKAAKPEAAVVTPTAASVQGLRALDATRISVLTPYTIETSRPMADYFADLGFAIDRFTCLGLTDDREMARIRPEEIVAFAKEAAAPESDALFVSCTAVRAAGVVAQIEQAIGKPVVSSNYATAWACLRLCGDRSVRPELGQLMALPLRGEWS from the coding sequence ATGAGAGCCCCGGTCACGCTCTCGCTGGCGGCGCGGAGCCCGCGCCGCGACGAACGGCCGCTCGACAAGCGGATCGGCCTCGTCATCCTCGCCACGGACCATACGACGGAAGTCGATTTCCAGCGCATGGTCGCGTCGGACCGGATCGGCGTCTATGTCACGCGTATTCCCTACGCCAATCCGGTGACGCCGGAAAATCTGCGGGCGATGCAGCCGTCGCTCACCGCGGCGGCAGCCCTGATCCTGCCGGACGAAACGCTCGACGTCGTCATGTATTCCTGCACCTCGGCCTCCGTGGTCATCGGCGACAAGGAGGTTGCTGCGGCGATCAAGGCCGCAAAGCCGGAGGCGGCCGTGGTCACGCCGACGGCCGCGTCGGTCCAAGGCTTGCGTGCACTGGACGCAACCAGGATTTCGGTTCTCACCCCTTACACGATCGAGACCAGCCGGCCCATGGCCGACTATTTCGCCGATCTCGGCTTCGCGATCGACAGGTTCACCTGCCTGGGCCTCACCGACGATCGCGAAATGGCGCGGATCCGCCCGGAGGAGATCGTGGCCTTCGCAAAGGAAGCGGCGGCACCGGAATCGGATGCGCTCTTTGTTTCCTGCACAGCCGTTCGCGCCGCCGGCGTCGTCGCTCAAATTGAACAGGCGATCGGCAAGCCGGTCGTCAGCAGCAATTACGCCACCGCCTGGGCCTGCCTTCGTCTTTGCGGCGATCGGTCGGTGCGGCCGGAGCTTGGCCAGTTGATGGCACTGCCGCTTAGGGGAGAATGGTCGTGA
- the ehuD gene encoding ectoine/hydroxyectoine ABC transporter permease subunit EhuD: protein MEWDWEFVRQIMPTLIEGLKITILATALGAVVAAVIGLLFAILRMTAPPPIARATSFAVEFIRGTPLLVQLYFIFYVLPDIGIRLPALVAGVIGLGIHYGTYAAEVYRAGIENVPRGQWEAAKATNLTARQTWMHVILPQAIPPMIPALANYLIAMFKETPLLSAITVLELMNQAKSIANSNYRYIEPMTLVGVFFLIMSLISVFFLRWLEERYARAEQR, encoded by the coding sequence ATGGAATGGGATTGGGAATTCGTCCGCCAGATCATGCCGACCCTCATCGAGGGGTTGAAGATCACGATCCTCGCGACGGCGCTCGGTGCGGTCGTCGCCGCGGTGATCGGCCTCCTCTTCGCCATCCTGCGCATGACCGCGCCGCCCCCGATCGCGCGCGCCACGAGCTTTGCCGTCGAGTTCATCCGCGGCACGCCGCTGCTCGTCCAGCTCTACTTCATCTTTTATGTGCTTCCGGACATCGGAATCCGTCTGCCTGCCCTGGTCGCCGGCGTCATTGGCCTCGGCATCCATTACGGCACCTATGCCGCCGAGGTCTATCGTGCCGGCATCGAGAACGTGCCCCGCGGTCAGTGGGAGGCGGCCAAGGCGACGAACCTCACCGCCCGCCAGACCTGGATGCACGTCATCCTGCCGCAGGCGATTCCGCCGATGATACCCGCGCTCGCCAACTACCTGATCGCGATGTTCAAGGAAACGCCGCTGCTGTCGGCAATCACCGTGCTTGAACTGATGAACCAGGCGAAGAGCATCGCCAACAGCAATTACCGCTATATTGAACCGATGACGCTGGTCGGCGTGTTCTTCCTGATCATGAGCCTGATCTCCGTCTTCTTCCTGCGCTGGCTGGAAGAGCGCTATGCCCGGGCGGAGCAGCGCTGA